A single region of the Raphanus sativus cultivar WK10039 chromosome 1, ASM80110v3, whole genome shotgun sequence genome encodes:
- the LOC108815043 gene encoding polyadenylate-binding protein-interacting protein 3, producing the protein MNSQPLSNGYPYRKLEHEAGAGAGKMNKAQPHTLKKNGGKAASVDISSRDPFEYLATCHIGHHVEVHLKDGSVYSGVFHASADVENNFGIVLKMACLIREGSLQGMKLLSPLVSKPPSKMLILPANEVVQVISKDLPVYSSNASNSAQCERPLELLTDSSISQSYRVDLERELERWVPDEDVPDCSDLENVFDDPWKRGWNQFEVNKTLFGVTSTFDEELYTTKLERGPRTRELEEQALRIAREIEGENTRDLHVAEERGLQLSGKFDIDEETKYSSVCPVNGFGDSGYEEEEEEEEILLNCRNNLTFGDSTASDGMKSTSSGNGKGYEESWGGGSLASVGQSCLNSNKHARQPMFEQPSKDTPAPGSKSQFGEQRTGKCLEASHYKKPSVESVSGLEDINEDAATSDPWRTADRQSSTDGNLHSRFSDRVKPESSHWRPGNSENSATSPAASSRPMLSPSSSIGSYSSEKSNLNPNAKEFKPNPNAKSFQPSPTTTRPQSPVADGSFYYPPPPPMPGIHILYGMGAAFPGQQHPMMYNNNTPQQLGPNQTYYSPNSPQYQQQMMVGQQRPVLFMPPSPYQPEMPYKGRDSY; encoded by the exons ATGAATAGCCAGCCTCTATCCAATGGATATCCATACAGAAAACTTGAACATGaagcaggagcaggagcaggaaAGATGAATAAGGCTCAGCCACACACCCTGAAAA agaatggtgggaaagctgCAAGTGTGGATATCTCTTCTCGTGATCCGTTTGAGTATCTCGCAACTTGCCATATCGGACATCATGTCGAAGTTCATCTAAAAGATGGGTCGGTTTACAGTGGCGTCTTTCATGCTTCTGCTGATGTGGAGAACAATTTTG GAATTGTTTTGAAAATGGCATGCTTGATTAGGGAAGGTAGTTTACAGGGAATGAAACTCCTTTCTCCGCTTGTCAGCAAGCCACCTTCAAAGATGCTCATTCTCCCTGCCAACGAAGTTGTGCAAGTTATATCAAAG GACCTTCCTGTATACAGCAGTAACGCCTCAAATTCAGCTCAGTGCGAGAGACCTTTAGAGCTGTTGACAGACTCTTCTATATCACAGTCTTATCGTGTTGATTTGGAAAGAGAGCTGGAACGTTGGGTACCTGATGAAGATGTTCCAGATTGTTCGGATCTGGAGAATGTGTTTGATGACCCTTGGAAGAG GGGCTGGAATCAGTTTGAGGTCAATAAGACATTGTTTGGAGTAACAAGCACTTTTGACGAGGAACTTTACACCACAAAACTCGAGAGAGGTCCTCGGACGAGGGAGCTAGAAGAGCAAGCCTTGAGGATTGCAAGAGAGATCGAGGGTGAGAATACCCGAGATCTTCACGTAGCAGAG GAAAGAGGGCTTCAGCTTAGTGGAAAGTTCGACATTGACGAGGAAACTAAATACTCCTCGGTCTGTCCGGTTAATGGATTTGGTGATTCgggttatgaagaagaagaagaagaagaagaaatcttGTTGAATTGCCGTAATAATTTGACCTTTGGTGATTCAACTGCTTCTGATGGCATGAAATCTACTTCAAGTGGCAATGGCAAGGGCTATGAAGAATCATGG GGGGGTGGCAGTCTAGCTAGTGTAGGTCAGAGCTGCTTGAACTCAAATAAGCATGCTCGGCAGCCTATGTTCGAACAGCCATCCAAAGATACTCCTGCTCCAGGTAGCAAGAGCCAGTTTGGTGAGCAGAGAACCGGCAAATGTCTAGAGGCTTCCCATTATAAAAAG CCGTCCGTGGAATCAGTGTCTGGTCTTGAAG ATATTAATGAAGATGCAGCAACCTCTGATCCATGGAGAACTGCTGATAGGCAAAGTTCCACTGATGGAAACCTACACAGTCGATTTTCTGACAGAGTGAAACCTGAGAGTTCTCATTGGCGGCCTGGAAATTCAGAAAACTCTGCAACTTCCCCGGCAGCATCAAGTCGTCCAATGCTATCACCAAGCTCTTCAATTGGTTCTTATTCTTCAGAAAAGTCCAACCTCAACCCAAATGCCAAG GAATTTAAGCCCAACCCCAACGCAAAAAGTTTCCAACCATCTCCAACAACTACACGGCCTCAATCTCCAGTTGCGGACGGATCATTCTATTACCCTCCCCCTCCGCCTATGCCTGGAATACACATTTTATACGGA ATGGGAGCAGCATTCCCTGGACAACAACATCCAATGATGTATAACAACAATACACCTCAGCAGCTTGGTCCAAATCAAACTTACTATTCTCCTAATAGTCCACAG TACCAACAACAGATGATGGTTGGTCAGCAGAGACCGGTTTTGTTTATGCCGCCGTCGCCATACCAACCG GAGATGCCATATAAAGGAAGGGATTCTTATTAG
- the LOC108841119 gene encoding protein Brevis radix-like 2 — translation MLTCIACTKQLNTTNNGGSRPQQEEDEEETETPRTKQATKSLTSQLKDMAVKASGAYKSCKPCSKTSSNNRNHHYADSDGGDLDSGRFHYAYQRAGTGTGTGTSTPKIWGKEMESRLKGLSSEEGTPTSMSGRTESVVFVEEDEAKEWVAQVEPGVLITFVSLPQGGNDLKRIRFSREMFDKWQAQRWWTENSDKVMELYNVKQFNQESEEPLPTPPASEDGGSQIQSAKDSPVTPPMNNEQPRGIGYSSSDSLDQQPIQTPKRYDSAGLASTPKLSGISGTKTETSSIDGGSVRSSSADEGSEEVSVSNASDTETEWVEQDEPGIYITIRALPDGSRELKRVRFSRDKFGETLARVWWEQNRARIQKQYL, via the exons ATGCTGACGTGTATAGCGTGTACGAAGCAGCTTAACACCACCAACAATGGCGGATCTAGACCCcaacaagaagaagacgaagaagaaacagagacgCCAAGGACCAAACAAGCCACTAAATCGCTGACGTCACAG CTAAAAGACATGGCAGTAAAGGCTTCAGGAGCGTACAAAAGCTGTAAACCGTGTTCTAAGACATCATCAAACAACCGGAATCATCACTATGCTGATTCGGATGGTGGTGATTTGGATTCTGGGAGGTTTCACTACGCGTACCAGAGAGCTGGGACTGGGACTGGGACCGGAACCTCGACTCCTAAGATTTGGGGGAAGGAGATGGAGTCTAGGCTGAAAGGGCTTTCGAGTGAAGAAGGTACACCTACTTCTATGAGTGGAAGGACGGAGTCTGTAGTGTTTGTGGAGGAGGATGAGGCTAAGGAGTGGGTTGCACAAGTTGAGCCTGGCGTTCTCATCACTTTTGTGTCTTTGCCTCAGGGTGGCAATGATCTTAAGAGGATCCGTTTCAG TCGTGAGATGTTTGATAAATGGCAAGCTCAAAGATGGTGGACAGAGAATTCCGACAAGGTCATGGAGTTATACAACGTGAAGCAGTTCAATCAGGAGAGCGAGGAGCCACTCCCAACCCCTCCCGCATCTGAAGATGGG GGCTCGCAAATACAGTCGGCTAAGGATAGCCCTGTAACTCCACCTATGAACAATGAGCAACCTCGAGGAATCGGATACTCTTCATCTGACTCACTTGATCAGCAACCAATCCAAACGCCAAAACGTTACGACTCTGCTGGTCTTGCTTCAACACCAAAGCTCTCTGGCATCAGTGGGACCAAGACTGAGACGTCGTCTATTGATGGTGGTTCTGTAAGAAGTAGCTCAGCAGATGAGGGTTCCGAGGAGGTATCGGTGAGCAACGCAAGCGACACGGAGACTGAATGGGTGGAACAAGACGAGCCTGGTATCTACATTACAATCAGAGCTTTACCAGATGGTAGCCGTGAGCTTAAACGTGTTCGGTTCAG CCGAGACAAGTTTGGGGAAACACTTGCGAGGGTGTGGTGGGAACAGAACAGAGCGAGGATTCAAAAGCAGTACTTGTGA